The Henckelia pumila isolate YLH828 chromosome 2, ASM3356847v2, whole genome shotgun sequence genome includes a window with the following:
- the LOC140883552 gene encoding large ribosomal subunit protein eL28z-like produces MTTVPSQLIWEIVKKNNCFLVKEFGNGTAGVKFSKEPNNLFNVHSYKYSGLANKKTVTIQPGKDQSVLFATTKTKKHNKPARLLNKSLMKKEFSRMAKAVSNQVADNHYRPDLKKAALARLSVVSRSLKVAKSGVKKRNRQAA; encoded by the exons ATGACGACAGTTCCTAGCCAGCTGATATGGGAGATCGTGAAAAAGAATAACTGTTTCCTGGTAAAGGAATTTGGGAATGGAACGGCTGGCGTGAAATTTAGCAAGGAGCCCAATAATCTGTTCAATGTTCACTCCTACAAATACTCTG GGTTGGCGAATAAGAAAACCGTGACCATTCAACCAGGCAAGGATCAATCGGTGTTGTTTGCAACTACGAAGACTAAGAAACACAACAAGCCTGCACGTTTGCTTAACAAGTCTCTCATGAAGAAAGAATTCAGCCGCATGGCCAAGGCTGTATCGAATCAG GTGGCAGATAACCATTACCGGCCTGATCTAAAGAAGGCTGCCCTTGCAAGATTGAGTGTGGTGAGCAGAAGCCTTAAGGTTGCCAAGTCTGGAGTCAAGAAGAGGAACAGACAAGCTGCTTAG
- the LOC140884433 gene encoding anoctamin-like protein At1g73020, protein MSGNEREEGGGFELALVVPKWGEINKGEDIDDCVEILSDELRKKGLIVERVSGLQNEFIKFLAPLEVLGKVAAELQFRKRTRIGMNFPFEWDEAEAFVRHPDGSLFGWGERFRCYNHILNGIVNTGTTAIVMKSKSQEVEWNPGESLLGKLESLGILKEVFPLHDESKRRQLMRSWAMNWLDFTTQPVDDICSYYGVKIATYFAFLGMYTKWMLFPATLGLIVHFVDFGSLQLLVLPFFFICLISWAVLFFQFWKRKSSALSNRWHIYDSGAAECEYKFWHTDQSSSSSPTEHMKKQETNKLKEKKAFQREEWFRWLMRLRNDVFVIMGIICLQLPFELAYAHLYEVIGSEFLKFCLTVVYIVAIQYFTRMGAKLSVKLVRYENNENVEYSANSLVYKVFGVYFMQSYIGLFYHALLHRNLTTLRQVLTQRLIATEVIGNIFENSIPYLSYSFKKFGAIRNKRKREKGQSKVKLRSMPRVEKEYLKATYAASIGQELEDGLFDDFLELVLQFGMIMMFACAFPLAFAFAAVNNITEIRTDALKLLAMMRRPIPRADATIGAWLNIFQLLIVASICTNSALLVCLYDQEGNWNLSPGLGAILVMEHVLLFIKFGFSRIVPDEPEWVRAARKKNVTRAEQMCSKQLLRSISADENTFRDMKKHD, encoded by the exons ATGAGTGGGAATGAGAGGGAAGAAGGGGGTGGTTTCGAGTTAGCACTGGTGGTTCCTAAATGGGGTGAGATTAACAAAGGAGAAGACATCGATGATTGTGTCGAGATTCTTTCTGACGAGCTCAGGAAGAAAGGGCTGATTGTTGAAAGAGTCTCTGGCCTTCAAAATGAATTCATCAAG TTCCTTGCACCATTGGAGGTATTAGGAAAAGTTGCTGCTGAGTTGCAGTTTCGGAAACGGACCCGTATTG GGATGAATTTTCCATTTGAGTGGGATGAGGCTGAGGCTTTTGTTAGGCATCCCGATGGTTCGTTGTTTGGTTGGGGTGAACGATTCCGTTGCTACAATCACATCTTGAATGGAATT GTCAATACAGGAACAACGGCTATAGTAATGAAATCCAAGAGTCAGGAGGTAGAGTGGAATCCGGGAGAGTCTTTACTTGGGAAATTGGAATCATTGGGCATTTTGAAAGAAGTATTTCCATTGCATG ATGAAAGCAAACGGAGGCAGCTTATGAGAAGTTGGGCTATGAATTGGTTGGACTTCACAACACAGCCGGTTGATGACATTTGTTCGTACTACGGGGTAAAG ATTGCTACGTATTTTGCATTCCTCGGAATGTACACAAAATGGATGCTGTTTCCAGCTACATTGGGACTTATTGTGCACTTCGTTGATTTCGG GTCCTTGCAATTGCTGGTTCTCCCATTTTTCTTCATTTGTCTGATATCATGGGCTGTCTTGTTTTTCCAGTTCTGGAAACGTAAAAGCTCTGCCCTGTCAAACAG ATGGCACATTTACGATTCAGGTGCTGCAGAATGTGAATATAAATTCTGGCATACAGATCAGAGCTCTTCGTCATCTCCTACAGAGCACATGAAGAAACAAGAGACAAATAAATTGAAAGAGAAAAAGGCATTCCAAAGAGAAGAATGGTTTAGATGGCTGATGAGGCTAAGAAATGATGTCTTTGTTATAATGGGTATCATTTGTCTCCAGCTCCCTTTTGAATTGGCTTATGCTCATCTTTACGAGGTTATAGGGTCCGAATTTCTAAA GTTTTGTTTGACGGTAGTTTACATTGTCGCCATTCAGTATTTCACAAGAATGGGGGCCAAGCTATCAGTGAAGCTTGTTAGATATGAAAATAACGAAAATGTAGAGTACAGTGCAAACAGCTTAGTATACAAG GTGTTTGGTGTTTACTTTATGCAGTCATATATTGGTTTGTTCTATCATGCTCTTTTGCACCGCAACCTCACGACCCTTCGACAAGTTTTAACCCAACGTCTAATCGCTACTGAG GTGATCGGGAATATATTCGAAAATTCTATACCGTATTTGTCGTACAGCTTCAAGAAATTCGGGGCCATCAG GAACAAGAGAAAGCGTGAAAAAGGACAATCAAAGGTTAAACTTCGGTCCATGCCACGAGTCGAGAAGGAATATCTAAAAGCTACCTATGCTGCAAGTATTGGGCAAGAACTTGAAGATGGACTTTTTGACG ATTTTCTGGAGCTAGTGTTGCAATTCGGGATGATCATGATGTTTGCGTGCGCATTCCCCCTTGCATTCGCCTTTGCAGCAGTG AACAATATTACAGAAATTCGGACTGATGCCTTAAAATTGCTTGCCATGATGAGAAGGCCCATACCTCGTGCTGATGCGACGATTGGAGCTTGGTTAAATATCTTTCAG CTTCTCATCGTGGCGTCCATTTGTACAAATAGTGCACTCCTAGTATGCTTATATGATCAGGAAGGGAACTGGAATTTATCTCCTGGATTGGGTGCCATCCTCGTCATGGAACACGTGCTTTTGTTCATTAAGTTTGGATTCTCGCGCATTGTTCCCGAT GAGCCGGAGTGGGTGAGAGCCGCTCGGAAGAAGAATGTGACTCGGGCAGAACAAATGTGTTCTAAACAACTCTTGAGGAGCATTTCGGCCGATGAGAACACCTTTAGGGACATGAAGAAACATGATTAA